A stretch of the Lolium perenne isolate Kyuss_39 chromosome 3, Kyuss_2.0, whole genome shotgun sequence genome encodes the following:
- the LOC127344593 gene encoding GTP-binding protein At2g22870 has product MLLYHRILPRLLTLTLTLPSRPASQLLLRPSRFPPRRPLMPRSAALCQLADPQTVVDHSDAEEPEDDFAAEEPENQFDAEEPLGDVQVKLPLDRLFLPPGAKVTPGDEEGVTARVLKGSNIVLGTYARGDAQVVNADFVKSSVRPDDCPKDGRPEFALVGRSNVGKSSLLNSLVRRKKLALTSKKPGKTQCINHFIINDSWYLVDLPGYGYASAPQEARKDWDEFTRNYFLSRDNLVSVFLLIDASIPAKKIDLDYASWLGQNKVPMTLVFTKCDKRKKKKNGGKRPEENVEAFQSLIREYFEAAPPWIMTSSVTNQGRDEILLHMSQLRNYWRKH; this is encoded by the exons atGCTTCTGTACCATCGAATCCTCCCTCGCCTCCTCACCCTCACCCTCACCCTCCCCTCCAGACCCGCCTCACAGCTCCTCCTCCGCCCCTCCCGCTTCCCACCCCGCCGCCCCTTAATGCCTCGCTCCGCTGCGCTCTGCCAGCTCGCGGACCCCCAAACCGTAGTAGACCACTCCGACGCCGAAGAGCCCGAAGACGACTTCGCTGCCGAAGAGCCCGAAAACCAATTCGATGCCGAAGAGCCCCTGGGGGATGTGCAGGTAAAGCTCCCCCTCGACCGGCTCTTCCTGCCGCCGGGGGCGAAGGTGACCCCGGGGGACGAGGAGGGCGTGACCGCGCGGGTCCTCAAGGGCTCCAACATCGTGCTCGGCACGTACGCGCGAGGCGACGCGCAGGTGGTTAACGCGGATTTCGTCAAGAGCAGCGTGCGCCCCGATGACTGCCCCAAGGATGGCCGGCCTGAGTTCGCGCTCGTCGGCCGCTCTAACGTCGGCAAGTCGTCGCTGCTCAACTCGCTTGTCCGCCGCAAGAAACTCGCGCTCACCTCCAAGAAGCCTG GCAAGACCCAGTGTATCAATCATTTTATAATAAATGACAGCTGGTACCTTGTTGATTTGCCTGGTTATGG ATATGCTTCAGCACCGCAGGAAGCTCGCAAAGATTGGGATGAATTTACTAGAAATTACTTCCTCAGCAGGGATAATTTGGTGTCAGTTTTTCTCCTTATAGATGCAAGTATTCCTGCTAAGAAGATTGATCTTGACTATGCTAGTTGGCTTGGGCAAAACAAG GTCCCGATGACACTGGTGTTCACGAAATGCGACAAACGCAAGAAGAAGAAAAACGGCGGCAAGAGACCAGAAGAAAACGTAGAAGCCTTCCAGAGCCTGATCCGTGAATACTTTGAGGCAGCACCTCCCTGGATAATGACGAGCAGCGTGACCAACCAAGGCAGAGACGAGATACTCCTGCACATGTCTCAGCTCAGGAACTATTGGCGCAAGCATTAA